In Rhodanobacter denitrificans, a single window of DNA contains:
- a CDS encoding S9 family peptidase: MSSKTGSSRVLGALVMGALSAGVAAQARTLSADDYARAERFMSYNTVPLVDHAVPKVEWLDDGHFWYVDHDAAGDHFVRMDAASGKTAPLFDQAKLAVALGKAGGKPVDAKKLPVTGYEARPDGRVDIAVRGKHYVCDLAAVEASCVDRTALVKTGKEPGALSPDKQSEAFIRDWNLWLRDVASGKETQLTTDGVENFGYATDNAGWKHTDNAIVEWSPDSKRIATFQQDQRKTGEMYLVSTNLGHPKLEQWKYPLVGDKDVTMIERVIVDVAAKKVLRLQMPPDQHRSTLCDDVSCGPDGGWDDVKWAADGKTLAFVSTSRDHRHEWFRIADANTGKVRTVFEEVVPTYYESGNGAVNWRYLPETNEAIWFSERNNWGNLYLYDLTSGKLKRAITKGEGNVTELLKVDPKTRTVWFRGVGRTAGVNPYYQQFFKVSLDGGKPVLLTPEAADHTVTLSPDGRAFVDAYSTPTTPPVIVLRASDDGRKVASVATADIARLKAAGWVPPIPFTVKGRDGKTDLYGMMFKPTHFDPSKKYPIIDYIYPGPQTGSVRGRSFSAARADHQAMAELGFIVVAIDGMGTPWRSKAFHDAYFEHVEDNTLPDQVAGLKELGKQYPWIDLDRVGIWGHSGGGNATAAAMFHYPDFFKVGWAESGNHDNRNYEDDWAEKWQGLLVTNKDGKTNYDAQANQSFAKNLKGRLMLVHGTMDDNVPPYQTLLVADALIKANKDFDLLLIPNVHHGYAEATPYATRRRWDYFVQYLAGNTPPHEYQLKAWPWR, translated from the coding sequence ATGAGTTCGAAAACCGGCAGTTCGCGCGTGCTCGGCGCGCTGGTCATGGGCGCCTTGTCGGCCGGTGTCGCGGCGCAGGCGCGCACGCTGAGCGCCGACGACTACGCGCGGGCGGAGCGCTTCATGAGCTACAACACCGTGCCGCTGGTCGACCACGCGGTGCCGAAGGTCGAATGGCTGGACGACGGTCACTTCTGGTACGTCGACCATGACGCCGCCGGCGATCATTTCGTGCGGATGGACGCGGCCAGTGGCAAGACCGCGCCGCTGTTCGACCAGGCGAAACTGGCCGTGGCGCTGGGCAAGGCCGGCGGCAAGCCGGTCGATGCGAAGAAATTGCCGGTGACTGGCTACGAGGCGAGGCCGGACGGGCGGGTCGATATCGCCGTGCGTGGCAAGCACTACGTGTGCGACCTCGCCGCCGTCGAGGCGAGCTGCGTCGACCGTACCGCGCTGGTGAAGACCGGCAAGGAGCCGGGCGCGCTGTCGCCGGACAAGCAGAGCGAGGCGTTCATCCGCGACTGGAACCTGTGGCTGCGCGACGTCGCCAGCGGCAAGGAGACCCAGCTCACCACCGATGGGGTGGAGAATTTCGGCTACGCCACCGACAACGCCGGCTGGAAGCACACCGACAACGCGATCGTGGAGTGGTCGCCGGATTCGAAGCGGATCGCCACCTTCCAGCAGGACCAGCGCAAGACCGGCGAGATGTACCTGGTCAGCACCAACCTCGGCCATCCGAAGCTGGAGCAGTGGAAGTACCCGCTGGTCGGCGACAAGGACGTGACGATGATCGAGCGCGTGATCGTCGACGTGGCAGCGAAGAAGGTGCTGCGCCTGCAGATGCCGCCGGACCAGCATCGCTCCACCCTGTGCGACGACGTCAGCTGCGGCCCCGACGGCGGCTGGGACGACGTGAAGTGGGCGGCCGACGGCAAGACCCTGGCCTTCGTCTCCACCTCGCGCGACCACAGGCACGAATGGTTCCGCATCGCCGACGCGAACACCGGCAAGGTGCGCACGGTGTTCGAGGAAGTGGTGCCGACGTACTACGAGAGCGGCAACGGCGCGGTCAACTGGCGCTACCTGCCGGAGACCAACGAGGCGATCTGGTTCAGCGAGCGCAACAACTGGGGCAACCTGTATCTGTACGACCTCACCAGCGGCAAGCTCAAGCGCGCGATCACCAAGGGCGAGGGCAACGTCACCGAGCTGCTGAAGGTCGATCCGAAGACGCGCACCGTGTGGTTCCGCGGCGTCGGGCGCACGGCGGGCGTGAATCCCTACTACCAGCAGTTCTTCAAGGTCAGCCTGGACGGCGGCAAGCCGGTGCTGCTGACGCCGGAAGCGGCCGACCACACCGTCACGCTGTCGCCGGACGGCAGGGCCTTCGTCGATGCGTATTCCACCCCGACCACGCCGCCGGTCATCGTGCTGCGCGCTTCCGATGATGGCCGCAAGGTGGCGAGCGTGGCCACCGCGGACATCGCGCGCCTGAAGGCCGCCGGCTGGGTGCCGCCGATCCCGTTCACGGTGAAGGGGCGCGACGGCAAGACCGACCTGTACGGCATGATGTTCAAGCCGACCCACTTCGATCCCTCGAAGAAATACCCGATCATCGACTACATCTACCCGGGCCCGCAGACCGGTTCGGTGCGCGGGCGCAGCTTCTCTGCCGCGCGCGCCGACCACCAGGCGATGGCCGAGCTGGGCTTCATCGTGGTGGCGATCGACGGCATGGGCACGCCGTGGCGCTCCAAGGCGTTCCACGACGCCTACTTCGAGCACGTCGAGGACAACACCCTGCCCGACCAGGTGGCCGGCCTGAAGGAACTCGGCAAGCAGTATCCATGGATCGACCTCGACCGCGTGGGCATCTGGGGCCACTCCGGCGGCGGCAACGCCACCGCGGCCGCGATGTTCCACTACCCGGACTTCTTCAAGGTCGGCTGGGCCGAAAGCGGCAACCACGACAACCGCAACTACGAGGACGACTGGGCCGAGAAGTGGCAGGGCCTGCTGGTGACCAACAAGGACGGCAAGACCAACTACGACGCCCAGGCCAACCAGAGCTTCGCGAAGAACCTGAAGGGTCGGTTGATGCTGGTGCACGGCACGATGGACGACAACGTGCCGCCCTACCAGACCCTGCTGGTAGCTGATGCGCTGATCAAGGCGAACAAGGATTTCGACCTGCTGCTGATCCCGAACGTCCACCACGGCTACGCCGAGGCGACCCCGTACGCCACCCGCCGACGCTGGGACTACTTCGTGCAGTACCTGGCCGGCAATACGCCGCCGCACGAGTACCAGCTGAAGGCGTGGCCCTGGCGCTGA
- a CDS encoding glutathione S-transferase family protein, whose product MSQRLRVIGNYISPYVRKVLVCLELKGLEYEVDPIAPFVGNDEFTRLSPLRRIPVLIDGGLELSDSSVICQYLEDRQPSPSLYPRDIADRARARWLEEYADTRLADGLIWRLFHQLAIKRHVFGEAPNEAVVQHAREVEIPAALDYLERQLPDDGFVFGALSIADIGIASFFRTASFVRYTIDAERWPLAAALVAQVQALPVFQKLAGFEDCMLRLPLAEQRGALLTAGAPLTSDTLGTSAPRPGPPRAS is encoded by the coding sequence ATGTCGCAGCGCCTCAGAGTCATCGGCAATTACATTTCGCCCTACGTGCGCAAGGTGCTGGTGTGCCTGGAGCTGAAGGGGCTGGAATACGAGGTCGACCCGATCGCGCCGTTCGTCGGCAACGACGAATTCACCCGGCTCAGCCCGCTGCGCCGCATCCCGGTGCTGATCGACGGCGGACTGGAGCTCAGCGACTCCTCGGTGATCTGCCAGTACCTGGAGGATCGGCAGCCCTCGCCCTCGCTCTACCCGCGCGACATCGCCGACCGCGCCCGCGCGCGCTGGCTGGAGGAATACGCCGACACGCGGCTGGCCGACGGGTTGATCTGGCGGCTGTTCCACCAGCTGGCGATCAAGCGCCACGTCTTCGGCGAAGCGCCCAATGAGGCGGTGGTGCAGCATGCCCGCGAGGTGGAAATCCCCGCCGCGCTCGACTACCTGGAGCGGCAGCTGCCGGATGACGGCTTCGTGTTCGGCGCGCTGTCGATCGCCGATATCGGCATCGCCAGTTTCTTCCGCACCGCCTCGTTCGTGCGCTACACGATCGACGCCGAACGCTGGCCGCTGGCCGCCGCACTGGTGGCGCAAGTGCAGGCGCTGCCGGTGTTCCAGAAACTGGCCGGCTTCGAGGATTGCATGCTGCGCCTGCCGCTGGCCGAGCAGCGCGGCGCCCTGCTCACCGCCGGTGCCCCGCTGACCAGCGACACGCTCGGCACCAGCGCGCCGCGCCCCGGCCCGCCGCGCGCCTCGTAA
- a CDS encoding LysR family transcriptional regulator: MDRLEAMRLYTRIVELGSFTAAADDLNLPRATVTHAIKRLEARLGAQLLQRTTRRVRATRDGETYYGHCLRLLADVDEVETDFREARVQPKGRLRVDLPVSLARLLVIPALRDFFARFPQIQLDIGTGDRFVDLVREGVDCVLRVGELGDSGMVGRRVAMLEQVTVASAAYVRRHGLPDALAALRDGHLAVNWVSPTTRRAEPLEFMVGRKRREIALPGCVSVSGVDAYLGCCEAGLGIAQMPRYRIVDALKNGRLREILPAHPPPSLPMTILYPQQRQMPARLRVFVDWLVELTTA; the protein is encoded by the coding sequence ATGGACCGGCTCGAAGCCATGCGGCTGTACACGCGGATCGTCGAGCTGGGCAGTTTCACTGCCGCGGCGGACGACCTGAACCTGCCGCGCGCCACCGTCACCCACGCGATCAAGCGGCTGGAGGCGCGGCTGGGCGCGCAGCTGCTGCAGCGGACCACCCGCCGCGTGCGCGCCACCCGTGACGGCGAGACCTATTACGGCCATTGCCTGCGCCTGCTGGCCGACGTGGACGAGGTCGAGACGGATTTCCGCGAGGCGCGGGTGCAGCCGAAGGGCCGCCTGCGCGTCGACCTGCCGGTGTCGCTGGCACGCCTGCTGGTGATCCCGGCGCTGCGCGATTTCTTCGCGCGCTTCCCGCAGATCCAGCTGGACATCGGCACCGGCGACCGCTTCGTCGACCTGGTACGCGAGGGCGTGGATTGCGTGCTGCGCGTCGGCGAGCTGGGCGATTCGGGCATGGTCGGGCGTCGCGTGGCGATGCTGGAGCAGGTGACCGTGGCCAGCGCCGCCTACGTGCGCCGGCATGGCCTGCCCGATGCGCTGGCCGCGCTGCGGGACGGCCACCTGGCAGTGAACTGGGTGTCGCCCACCACGCGCCGCGCGGAGCCCCTGGAGTTCATGGTCGGCCGCAAGCGGCGCGAGATCGCGCTGCCGGGCTGCGTCAGCGTCAGCGGCGTGGATGCCTATCTCGGCTGTTGCGAGGCCGGCCTGGGCATCGCGCAGATGCCGCGTTACCGCATCGTCGATGCGCTGAAGAACGGCCGGCTGCGCGAGATCCTGCCGGCGCACCCGCCACCGTCGTTGCCGATGACCATCCTGTACCCGCAGCAGCGGCAGATGCCGGCGCGGCTGCGCGTGTTCGTCGACTGGCTGGTGGAGTTGACGACGGCGTAG
- a CDS encoding aldo/keto reductase, whose amino-acid sequence MQTRTLGSHGPRVSALGLGCMGMSAFYGAHDDAESIATIHHALERGLTLLDTADMYGPHTNEVLLGKALKGRREQAFVATKFGIVLDPNDPAARGINGRPAYVHAACDASLKRLGIDTIDLYYQHRVDPGVPIEETVGAMAELIAAGKVRYLGLSEASGATLERACTVHPIAALQSEFSLWTRDPQTNGMLAACRKLGVSLVAYSPLGRGFLTGAIRSPDDFDADDYRRGSPRFIGDNFARNLQLVEQVKTLAADKGCSPAQLALAWVLAQGDDVLAIPGTRRRSRLDENLGALDVRLGAAELKAIDAVFPPDAASGSRYVEAGMRMVNA is encoded by the coding sequence ATGCAGACCCGCACCCTCGGCAGCCACGGCCCCCGCGTCTCCGCCCTCGGCCTTGGCTGCATGGGCATGAGCGCGTTCTACGGCGCGCACGACGACGCCGAATCCATCGCCACCATCCACCACGCGCTGGAGCGCGGCCTCACCCTGCTCGACACCGCCGACATGTACGGCCCGCACACCAACGAGGTGCTGCTGGGCAAGGCGCTCAAGGGGCGGCGCGAGCAGGCTTTCGTGGCCACCAAGTTCGGCATCGTGCTCGACCCGAACGACCCGGCCGCGCGTGGCATCAACGGCCGCCCGGCCTACGTGCACGCCGCCTGCGACGCGAGCCTGAAGCGCCTCGGCATCGATACCATCGACCTGTACTACCAGCATCGCGTCGATCCGGGCGTGCCGATCGAGGAAACCGTCGGTGCGATGGCCGAACTGATTGCCGCCGGCAAGGTGCGCTACCTGGGCCTGAGCGAGGCCTCCGGCGCCACGCTGGAGCGCGCCTGCACGGTGCACCCGATCGCCGCGTTGCAAAGCGAGTTCTCGCTGTGGACGCGCGACCCGCAAACGAACGGCATGCTCGCCGCCTGCCGCAAGCTCGGCGTCAGCCTGGTCGCCTATTCGCCGCTGGGCCGCGGCTTCCTCACCGGTGCGATCCGCTCGCCGGACGATTTCGACGCCGACGACTACCGCCGCGGCAGCCCGCGCTTCATCGGCGACAACTTCGCCCGCAACCTGCAGCTGGTCGAACAGGTGAAGACGCTCGCCGCCGACAAGGGCTGTTCGCCCGCGCAGCTGGCGCTGGCCTGGGTGCTGGCGCAGGGCGACGACGTGCTGGCGATCCCCGGCACGCGCCGGCGCAGCCGGCTGGACGAGAACCTGGGCGCGCTCGACGTGCGGCTCGGCGCCGCCGAGTTGAAAGCGATCGACGCCGTGTTCCCGCCGGATGCGGCCAGCGGCAGCCGCTATGTCGAAGCGGGAATGCGGATGGTCAATGCGTAA